NNNNNNNNNNNNNNNNNNNNNNNNNNNNNNNNNNNNNNNNNNNNNNGACAACATCATCATCGGCAACGTGGCCTTCTATGGCGCGACCAACGGTGAAGCCTATATCCGAGGCATGGCCGGCGAGCGTTTCTGCGTCCGCAACAGCGGCGTGCGAGCCGTTGTCGAGGGCGTCGGCGATCACGGCTGCGAGTACATGACCGGCGGCCGGGTCGTAGTCCTGGGCCAGACCGGTCGCAACTTCGGGGCCGGCATGTCGGGCGGTGTCGCCTACATCTATGACGCGGCGGGAGATTTTCGCGACCGCTGCAACCTGGAGACCGTCTCCCTCCAAGCCCCGACCGCCGACGACCTGGACGAGATCGAAGCCATGCTGCGCCGTCACGCCGGCTACACCCACAGCGAACAAGCCCTGCAAGTGCTGGCGACCTGGACCACCGCTGCGGCCCGCTTCGTGAAAGTCATGCCCAAAGACTACCAGCGCATGCTCGAAGCCATACACCGGGCCGAGCAGGCCGGGCTGGCCGGTGAGGACGCGGTGATGGCCGCCTTTGAGGCCAACAAGAACGACGCCGCCCGGGTGAGCGGCAATTAGGGGCACGAGCAGCATGATTCCCTGCTGAAGGAGTAGAGCAGCGACATGGGTAAGCCAACCGGATTTATGGAATTTCAGCGCCAGCTGCCGGCCGACCGTTCCCCCCTGGAACGGATCGACGACTGGCACGAGTTTCACGACCACCTGCCCGTGGACACGCTCCAGGAGCAGGGCGGGCGTTGCATGGACTGCGGCATTCCCTTCTGCCACACCGGAACCCTGATCAGCGGTATGGCCTCGGGCTGTCCCTTGAACAATCTGATCCCCGAGTGGAACGATCTGGTCTACCGCGACCTGTGGAAAGAGGCGCTGGAGCGCCTGCACAAGACGAATAATTTCCCGGAGTTCACCGGCCGGGTGTGTCCGGCGCCGTGCGAGGGCTCGTGCGTGCTGGGTATCACCAACCCGCCGGTCACGATCAAAAACATCGAGTGTTCTATTGTTGACCGGGGCTTTGCCGAGGGCTGGGTCGTGGCCGAGCCGCCGGAAAAACGCAGCGGCAAAAAAGTGGCCGTGATCGGCTCCGGGCCGGCCGGGCTGGCCTGCGCGGCCCAGCTCAACCGGGCCGGTCATTGGGTGACCGTCTACGAGCGGGCCGACCGGATCGGCGGTCTGCTGATGTACGGCATCCCCAACATGAAACTGGACAAGAACCTGGTCCAGCGTCGGGTCAATCAACTGACCGCGGAAGGGGTGCGGTTCGTCACTAGTACCGCCGTTGGCACGGATGTGTCGGCCAGCCAGCTGCGTGAGGAGTTCGACGCCCTGGTCCTGTGCTGCGGCGCAACCAAGCCCCGTAATTTTCCGATTGAGGGCCGCGATCTCGAGGGCATTCACTTTGCCATGGAGTTTCTGCACGCCAACACCAAGAGCCTGCTCGACTCCCAGCACGCCGACGGCGCCTACATTTCGGCTGCCGACAAGCACGTGATTGTCATCGGCGGCGGCGATACCGGCACCGACTGCGTCGGCACCTCCATGCGCCACAAGTGCAAAAGCCTGACCCAGTTTGAAATTCTGCCCCGTCCGCCGGACGAACGCCAGACCGATAACCCGTGGCCGGAGTGGCCCCGCATCTTCCGCGTCGATTACGGCCAGGAAGAGGCCCAGGCGCGGTTTGGCGCCGACCCGCGGGTGTTCCTGATCCAGACCGAAAAGTTTGTCGGCGACGAAAACGGACGGGTCAAGGAACTCCACACCGTTGAGGTCGAGTGGACCAAAAACGAAAACGGCGCCTTCATTCCCAAGAACATTCCGGGCACCGAAAAGGTCTGGCCGGCCGACCTGGTGCTCCTGGCCATGGGTTTTTTGGGACCGGAGGACCCCATCCTGGAAGAGCTGGACGTTGAGCGCGATGGCCGCTCAAACGTGAGCGCCGAGTACGGCAAATACGCCACCAGCGTCGAAGGCGTGTTTGCCGCCGGCGACGCGCGGCGCGGCCAGAGTCTGGTTGTGTGGGCTCTCCACGAAGGGCGGAGCGCCGCACGGGAGTGTGACCGCTACCTGATGGGCCGCACCGACTTGCCCTAAGCTGTCCCCTTGAGTCGCCCCGGCGCATCGCGTACAAAAAAGGAAGTCTCGACCCACAAGGATGTAAGATTATGAAGCCAGTCATCGTCTACACCACCCTGTTCTGTCCCTACTGTACAGCGGCCAAGTCGCTGCTGACCAAAAAAGGCGTGCCGTTTGAAGAGATCGACGCGACCGGCAACTCAGACCTGCGCCAAGAGATCATGGAACGGTCCGGTCAGCACACGGTCCCGCAGATTTTTATTGGCGAACAGTCGGTCGGCGGCTTTTCCGAACTGAACGAGCTGGACATGTGCGGGGAGCTTGACGAGCTGTTGGCGGACTGAAGACCGGCCTGAAATAAGGAGGAAACGCGATGGCCCTGTATCTCGACGAGGTGTGGCTGAAAGACCCGAGTCCGGAACGGATGAAGGAATTTACCAAGCTCATTGGCGCCGCAGCCAAAAGCCCGGCCTCAATTGGCGCGCCCCAAGAGGTCCGCTTTGCCGGTGGCCCGTGGTTCTCGAACGAAGAGCCCAAGGTCATCTTTCTGGTCGATATTCCCGACCATACCCCGACCTTTCAGATATTCGGCAAGATCGTCTCAAGCGGTCTGGTCGAAAAGCGCCGCCTGACCCCGATTGTGGAATGGGATGAGGTGGAGAAGATGGTCGAACAGCTGTGAAAGACGCGTCGGGCGGCAGGGAAATCCCTACGCCTGACACCGGTCTTCAGGCCGACACCTCACATACCTCGCACCCCTCAGGATTGTTCTGCTCGGCCAGAACACGGTCCTCCTCGAACTGATACTGCGGCGTGTCATGTCGCTCGACGCGTGTATCGCCGTCGTTTGAGGCCGTCTCTTTCCAGCCGTCCCCGTGTGACCAGCGGAAGGGCAGCATCTTGATAGCGCCCGGCGTCGTCAGCTCAGTAAAGCCTGCCAGCGCCTGGCGCAGAATGTCTCGCTGCAACTGAGGTTGATGCGGCTCGCCGGTGGTGTGGCCCAGGGGAAAATCGAGAAAGGCAGCCCTGGGGGGATTCGCGGCTTGCATGATATCGAGGGCGCTGCCCATGCTGAGCGTCGGGATACCGGCAGCCTCGGCGTTGCGGGCGATCAGTCCCACGGACTGATGACACACTGGTCAAACCGGGACGAGCAGCGCGGCATCGACTCTTTCGGCCAGCAGGAGCGCGGTCAGCTGCGGAGCCAACTCGTCGCGCACCCGCCGCGAGGAGTAAATCCCGCCCATGAAGGTGTAGGCGTGGTCGGCCAGCTCGCCAATCAGGCCTTCTTTGACTAGGCTGCGCAGCGTGTCAATGGGGAACACCACGTTGGCATCTTTTCGGGCGTCGGTCTGGTCATAGGCGAAGTGCGCTGTTCGGAGATCGCTCGTTTTCACGTCGGTGGGAATCGCCCGGAAGGACAGATCGTCTTTAAAGTGGAAGGCGACCTGGCCCTTCATGTACAGTCCGCCGGACGCGATCAAACCCAGACGGCATTCGGATAGCGGCTTGCGCAGGGGTGTCCACGGCGGGGTATCGGGGTTGTGGACCCATTTGTACGGCGTATAGCCGAGCTTGGAATAATTGTCGGTAATGCGGGTAATGTAATCGACCGTTTGCGGCATGGTGTCCTCCGAGGGTCTTAATTTGACGATTTTTCCGACGGAATGCAACGGCAGACACGCTTGCACGGCTGCCGAGAACCGGCTAGGCTCCCGGCGTTCGACACACAACGACGACCAGGAGGGCACAGGCATGAAATTGGGACTTTTTGGCATCAACATGGGTATCGCCAGCAACCCGGACGTAGCTGTGCGGGTTGCCCAGGCGGCCGAAGCGGCCGGTTTTGAGTCGGTCTGGACCGGTGAGCATGTGGTCCTGCCCGACCCCCAGGCTCCGCCCTCCCCGCTTCCGCCCCACCATCCGATGCTCGACCCGAGCGTAGCCCTGGCCTTTATTGCCGGTCAGACCCAAACGGTCAGGCTCGGCACCGGCATCATCATCCTGCCCCAGCGCAACCCCCTGGTGCTGGCCAAAGAACTGGCCAGTCTGGACGTGGTGTCCGGCGGGCGGCTGATCTTTGGCCTGGGCATCGGCTATCTCAAGCCGGAGTTTGACGCGCTGGGGATTCCGTTCAGCCACAAGGGGCCGCGGTCGATTGATTATCTGGAGGCCATGAAGGCCGTCTGGACCCAGGACAAGCCCGCCCACCAGGGTGAATTTGTCTCGTTTGGTGATATTCAGGCTCACCCCCAACCGGTCCAGAAGCCCCACCCGCCGGTGGTCTTTGGCGGCCATACCCCGCAGGCCTACGAACGCAGCGTGCAGCACGGCAACGGCTGGTTCGGCTTTGCCCTCGATGTCGAGGCCACGGCCACCTGCCTGGACGGGCTCAGACACGCCGCCCAGCAGGTCGAACGTCCGGCCGAGTTGGGCAGCTTGGAAATCAGCGTCACGCCCAAGGGCCGACTCGACGCCGACACGGTCAAACGCTTTGCCGACCTCGGCGTTGACCGGCTGATTCCGTTCAAAGCCGCCAAGACCGAGGCGGACTGGATCGACTACGCCAAGCAAACGGGCGACGAGCTGATCGGCAGGAGCTGAAAAAGCCGAGAGGGGCTCGCCTCACCCTTCGTTTGAGAAGGTGGCGAGGACCGGGGCGTGATCCGACGCTCCCTTGCCTTTACGCGCCTGGCGGTCGATCTGCACCCCGGTGCAGCGCCGGGCCAGGGTCTGGGTCACCAGGATATGGTCGATGCGCAGCCCCTGGTTCTTCTGAAAGGCGAGCTGCCGATAGTCCCACCAGCTGTACAGTTTNNNNNNNNNNNNNNNNNNNNNNNNNNNNNNNNNNNNNNNNNNNNNNNNNNNNNNNNNNNNNNNNNNNNNNNNNNNNNNNNNNNNNNNNNNNNNNNNNNNNNNNNNNNNNNNNNNNNNNNNNNNNNNNNNNNNNNNNNNNNNNNNNNNNNNNNNNNNNNNNNNNNNNNNNNNNNNNNNNNNNNNNNNNNNNNNNNNNNNNNNNNNNNTAGGTGTACTTGTCGCTACCAACGGCCTGACCGTTTGGCACGTAGACGCACATGATCCGCAGGTCGGCGAGCCGAGCCGACAAAAAACGGGCTTCGGGCTCGTCGTCATCGTCGTCAAAACGCCGGACGATATCGCTTGGCTCGGCGCGGGAGAGCAGGGCCACCCCGTTATACGTCTTTTGCCCACAGGTGGTGACCCGGTAACCCAGGGCCTCAAAATCGGCCCGGGGAAACACCTCGTCAGTGACTTTTGTCTCTTGCAGACACAGCACCTCGGGCTGATGGGTCTCCAACCAAGCCAGCGTCCGGTCTTTGCGGGCGCGGATGGAATTGACGTTCCAGCTTGCAATAGACGTAGGAATCGACGCTGGCATGGATCAGGCGTGTGGCGAGCTATCAACAGCGGCACTACCTTGCCCGTCGGACAGAGTCGGACCAGCGCCGGCTGTAGTGAGGGGCAAGGGCACGGCAAAACGCGGCAAGCTGCCTAAGACGATGTCTCGGCTGCCTCGTGGTCGGGCTGAAGGGCCGGCAGCAGAGTCCCTTGGGCGCCGATCCGGCCATACGTGAGCCCGGCCAGGGCCGGCACGGCCGCGCTCAGCTCGGCGAACACCTCACTGATTGATACGCTATCCGGGCCGTCGAGCCTGGTGCTGAGCAACGCCAGGGCCTCCCAGCCCGTCTTGACTTCGCCCGGCGGGGGAAAAGCCTGACGCAGGCGCTGGATCCGACCGGCGTAGTTGATACAGCTGCCGTCGGTCTCGGGAGCCGTGGCGATCGGCAACACCAGATCCGCATACTCGGTCGTGTCGGTGTAGTCGGTGTCCAGCAGGATGACCGTGGCCTCGCCCAGGGCAGCGTCTACCACAGCCTGGCCCAGGGCGGCGACAAGGTCGACGCCAAAGACGAACAAGACCCTGATCTTGCCCTGGCCAACTGCGCTCAGGATTTGCTCGGCCTCGCCACCCCCGTTCAGCAGGCCCAGGGTTTTGAGGCCGCGCGTATTGGGGTTCTTATCGGCCCGGATCAGCAGATCGTCGTGAGGCGCGTTGTCGGGCGACCAGGACAGGCCGACGGCCTGTTGGCTGCCCAGCTGTTGGTTGAGAATACGTGACAATAGATGGGCTTCTTCGTTGCTGGCCTTGGCCCCGATGATGGCCGCGACGGCGTCGGGGCCGTACTCAGCCTGGGCACGCTTGACCGTCTCTACCAGGCGCTGGACGGCCTCATCCCAGGAGGCTTGGCGGAAGGCTGTCTCAGCCCGAACCAGGGGGTGCAGGATACGGCTCTCCTGCTGAAACGCCTGGTACGACAGCCGACCCTCGTCGCACATCCAGAACTCGTTGACCTCCATATTCTGACGTGGCCGAAAACGGTACATCTGGCCGCGCCTATGGTAGATATCGATATTGCAGCCGGTCTCACACCTGGTGCAGATCGACTCAGTCTTCTCCAGGTACCAGACGCGCGCCTTGAAGCGAAAATCCTTGGCCGTCAAGGCGCCGACCGGACACACGTCAACGACATTCATGGAGTAGGGATTGTCCAGCGTTTTGCCCGGAAACAGGTCGATATTGCAGTGGTCGCCTCGGTCAAAAATCCCCATCTCACCGGTCTTGGTGACTTCGTCCAGGAAACGGGTGCAACGCGCGCACAGAATGCAGCGCTCCTGGTCGAGCATGACCTGGGGGCCGATCTCGACCGCCTTCTCTTTTTCGACCTTGGCCTCAATCGGCATCTGGCTCTTATACGTCCCGTAATCCATGTAATAGTCTTGCAGCTTGCACTCGCCAGCCTGATCACAGATGGGGCAGTCAACCGGGTGGTTGATCAGGATGAACTCCAACACCGCAGACTGGGCGGCCTTGACCTTGGGGCTGGTGGTATGGATGACCATGCCGTCGTTCACCCGCGTATTGCAGGCGATTTGCAGCTTGGGCATTTTCTCGATTTCGACCAGGCACATCCGGCAGTTGCCCGAGATGCTGAGGCCCGGGTGGTAGCAGTAGTGTGGTACCTCAATCCCCAGGCGCTCGGCCGCCTGGATGATGTTGAGCCCGTCCTCGACCGTAATCTCCCGCCCGTCAATCTCAATCTTTGGCATACGAACCTCACGCAGCCTGGGGCTGGCTGTCAGCCTTTTTGCGCAGCGGACAGCCACCCTCGGTGATATGGGCCACGAATTCGTCGCGGAATTTACTCAGATAGCTCTGGGTCGGCATGGCTGCGGCGTCGGCCAGCACACACACGGTGTTGCCGGTCATGTTGGTGCAAATCCGGTCAATCAGGTCGATATCGTCGGGCTGAGCGTTGCCCTCTTCGAGTCGGACCAACAGCTTGTGCAGCCAGCCGGTGCCCTCTCGGCACGGCGAACACTGGCCGCACGACTCGTGGTGGTAGAAGCGGTCGATGATTTCGAGCGCCTGGACCATACAGGTGTCTTCGTCCATGACGATGATCCCGGCCGTGCCCAGAAAAGCGCCGATCGCCCGCATGGAATCGAAGTCCATGTTGACGTCGATCTCGTCCGGGGTGAGGATGGGAAACGACGAGCCGCCCGGCATGACGGCTTTCAGTTTCTTCCCACCCAGAATGCCCCCGGCGTGGTCATAAATGACCTCGCGCAGCGGCATGCCCAGCGGCAGCTCGTACAACCCCGGCTTTTCGACGTGACCGCTGACACAGTAGATCTTGGGGCCTGGGCCGGTCTCCGGACCGATGGCCTTAAACCACTCCGGGCCGTGCCCGATGATGGACGGCACGCAGGCCAGGGTTTCGACATTCTGGACAATCGTCGGACAGCCGAACAGGCCGTACACCGCAGGAAAAGGCGGTTTGATGCGCGGATAGGCGCGCTTGCCTTCGAGGGACTGGATCAGGCCGGTCTCTTCGCCGCAGATATAGGCTCCCGCCCCGCGGTGTACGTACACGTCGAGGTCAAAGCCGCTGCCACAGATGTCTTTGCCCAGCAAGCCGCGGGCATAGGCCGCCTCAATCGCCTCGTGGAGGCGTTTGGCGCCCAGGGCAAATTCTCCTCGGATATAGATATAGGCCGTATGGGCGTTGATGGCGTAGGCGGAGATCAGAATGCCTTCGAGCAGGACGTGGGTGTTCCACTCGATGAGCGCGCGGTCTTTGAAGGTTCCCGGCTCGCTCTCATCCGCATTGGCGCACAGGTAGACCGGTTTATCCGAGTCTTTTGGCAAAAAACCCCACTTCATGCCAGCCACAAACCCAGCCCCGCCCCGGCCACGCAGATTGGAGTCTTTGACCTGGGCGGTGACGTCTTGCGGCGTCAGGCTGGTGAGGGCCTTTTTAGCCGCGTCATAGCCGCCGTGTTCGAGGTAGACATCAAGCTTGCGGATATCGGGAACATCGAGGTGGCGCAAGAGTACTCTGTCAGCCATGCTTTTCGCCTCGCTTTACTCAGGTGCGGGAAATCGGCAACCGCGTGAACCGACTACGGATTCGGCCCCTCGGGCGTCGTGGGGAGGATAGCCGCCCCGGTTTTCGGTGTCAACGGAGGAGGGCCATCCCCGGCATTTACATTTTGCGCCGCCTCTGGTTTAACAGCCGGCCAGATGATCGAACAACTCACCCTGTGGCTCCACCTGCTGGCCATGACGGTTTTTGTGGGCAGCGCCGTCACCGTNNNNNNNNNNNNNNNNNNNNNNNNNNNNNNNNCTGGCCCAGGGACTGAAAACCTACAACCCGCTCAGCATCGGTGCGCTGGGTCTGATTATCATGACCGGAGCGTTCAACCTGACCGCGTATAAGCAGCAACTCGGCCCGCAATTCTTTACCCTGCTGGGCGGCGTGCTGGGTCTGAAGCTGCTGCTCGTCTTTGTTCTGATTCTGATCAGTACGTCGGCCACGATTGGCATGGGGCATCGCCTGGTTCGCACCGAACTGCGGGGCGAGACCTTTGATCCAACAAAGCTACCCGGTCTGATCAAGCGCGTACAGCTGTTCACCATCCTGACCGTAGCCTTGAGCGCGGCGGTGGTGTGGGTGTCGATGGAGATGAGCGAGCGGGCCGAGACCGTATCGGCAGCGGTGTCGCAGGCGCCGCTGCCCCGGTCGGCGGGGCCGGGCAGCGAGGCACCCAAGCAGGATTAGGCCCGCCTCCGGCTCTCCGGCCGTCCGGGTCGGTCTCAGGAGCCGGACCAGCGCGGCGGTCGCTTTTCCACAAAAGCCGCCACCCCTTCGGCATAGTCGGCCTGGGTAGTCATGTCTCGAATCAGGCTGCCAGCGTTGTCAACGGCCGATTTCGCGTCGCGGTGCAGATCGGTATAGATCTGCCGCTTTGTTTCCCGCAGCGAGCCGGGAGAAACCGTGGCGATCAGGTNNNNNNNNCTCATCGGGCGCCAGGACGGCGTTGACGAGTCCCATCGCATACGCCTCGTCGGTCAGAAACACGCGGCTCGACAGCAACACATCGTTGGCCCGGGTCAGGCCGATCAAACGCGGCAGCAGCCACGACAGACCGAACTCGGCGGGCAGGTTGAGTTTGCCGTGGGCCGTCGTCAGCTTGGCTCCGGTCACGGCAAAACGCAGGTCGGCATAACAGGCCAGGACCAGACCCACCCCGGCGGCCGCGCCGTTGATGGCCGCAATGACCGGCTTGCTCAGACCGAACTGGCAGGCAAAATCCGCGTCAAACTCTGGCCGCACGCCATAGCCGGGCCGGGCCATCTCCTGCGGCGTACCTGGATCGTAGCCGCCCTTGTCCACATGGCCCTCCAGGGCCCGGGAGTCGGCGCCGACACAAAACGTGTCGCCGGCTCCGGTCACGACAATCACCCCCACCGCCGGGTCGTGCTCGGCCTGCTCCAGCGCCCAGCGATATTCGGCGTGCATCCGTCCGGTCCACGAGTTCCTGCGCTGCGGACGGTTCAGGGTCAGCGTCGCAATGCCGTCGGTGACTTGGTAGCGAATAACTTTCAGTTCCATACGTGTTTCCTGTCGTCGGCCAGCAGCCGGCTTAGACGTCGTCAATCTGCTGGAGATAGGCCGGCTCCAGCCCGAACAGTCCCAGGTGACCGTACATGCTGTGGAGCACCCGAAACTCGCTGTTGGGAATGAGCTTGTGCTCGGCTTCGCAGTCGCGCGGCGGAAAGAACATGTCTTCGTCAATGGGCAGGACAAAGACCTTGGCGGTGATGCGGGCCAGGGCCTGAGCCAGATCGCCGCCGGTGTGGCGGCTGACATCACCGCGCTGCCACTTCCAGGCCATGCACAACAGATTGTTCGGATCCATAGGCAGAAAGTAGTGTTCGACAAAGCCGACGATAAAGTCTTCGAGCGATGAGAACCCCAGCTCCCGCCAGGTTTCCTGCTTAAACATCTCGGTGCAGAAACCCATCACCCCCCACAGCCGGGCGTGCCGACGTAGGCCCAGGTGCACGGCGTGCGGGTCGGTGTACCAACCCGTATTCCAGGCCGGGTCCGAGGTGATGGCCTCGGTCAGGGTCTCGACGAACAGAAAGTCGTGCGGAGTGTTTTTGGCCGTACCGGCCAGGGGGGCGGCGCGTTTGACCATATCTGGATAGCGCACGGCCCACTCGTAGGTCTGCTGAGCGCCCATCGAGCCGCCACACACCAGTTCCAGTCGCTCAATCCCGAACTGCTCGGTCACCAGCTTGTGCTGGGCACGTACGTCATCGCCAATCCGTATACGCGGGAAACGGGCCATGTTGAACGGGGCGGGCGTATTGGTCGGCGAACTCGACAGGCCATTGCCGAGCTGGTTGGCGATGATGACAAAATACCGGTCTGGATCAATCGCCCGGCCCGACCCGACGTGTACGTCGGCCATGATCTTGCTCGTGCCCGAGTACCAGGTCGGCAGCAAGATGGCATTACTCTTGTCCGCGTTCAGCGTGCCGAGCGTAGTGTAGGCGAGCTGGCCGGCGTGAAGCGTGCCACCTTCTTCCAGTCCGAAGTCGCCGAGTTGAAAAAGCTGGAAAGGACCGTGCTTGTCCTGGGAGTAGTAGGAGTTGAACAGCTCAGCCATGACGCCTCTCCTTGTTTTCTGTCCTGCGTCGGCAGAGCCCGCTCAGGTCGAAATCTGGCGCAACTGATAGCCAAAACGCGGAAAGTGGACGGTCACCAGCCCGGTCCGTGCATGGCTATGCTGAAGCGCCATACGCACCGCATCAATAGAGACCAGGCTGCCGATACTAGGGTTGGCCTTTCCGTAATCGGTCGGCGTCACCGCGACCGTCTGGCCGAGGGCAGGATCGCCGTCGAACGGTTCGCTCGGTGGCGGTGGCGGCGGGTCGGCGGCGGCGGCCAGGTCCAGCGCCTCAGGCGCACTCATGGGTCGGAAATCCCCGTGCCCCCGGGCTGCAACCCGATCCATCCAGCGTCGTATCGGCTCGGGAATAAGCGCCAGGCGCTGGCCCGACAGCTGGTCCATGACCCACAGCGGGTGGTAGATCACACAGTCGGCCAGCGACATGCTGTCGCCACACACATAGGCACGTCCGTCGCTCAGCATGTCGTGAATCCAGGCCAGCTGGGGACGCAGCTGGCTCAGGTTCTTGTTGGCCGCCGCCTGCCGGTGGGCCAGACCGGGCTCTGGTTTGCCGAGCAGGGCTGCCCGGTCGGCCAGGAAGTCGGGCGTGAAGCGTTCGGCATCGGCGTAGGTACACGAGGTGTAGTTGATGGTGTTACGGGTCAGGATGGCGTCGGTCCAGCGTTCCAGACCGGCAATAAAAGCCCGTTGGGCCGCCACATCCGGCCCGGGATAGAGCGAAGGCTGGGGAAAGCGCCGCTCCAGCTCTTCAATAATCCGTACTGTATCGCAGTAGACCTCGGCTCCGATCTGGAGGGCTGGGGCGCGACGGTAGCCACCGGTGAGCGGCAGGTAGTCCGGCTTGGGCAGGACGG
This window of the Desulfurellaceae bacterium genome carries:
- a CDS encoding endonuclease/exonuclease/phosphatase family protein, producing the protein MPASIPTSIASWNVNSIRARKDRTLAWLETHQPEVLCLQETKVTDEVFPRADFEALGYRVTTCGQKTYNGVALLSRAEPSDIVRRFDDDDDEPEARFLSARLADLRIMCVYVPNGQAVGSDKYT
- a CDS encoding LLM class F420-dependent oxidoreductase, encoding MKLGLFGINMGIASNPDVAVRVAQAAEAAGFESVWTGEHVVLPDPQAPPSPLPPHHPMLDPSVALAFIAGQTQTVRLGTGIIILPQRNPLVLAKELASLDVVSGGRLIFGLGIGYLKPEFDALGIPFSHKGPRSIDYLEAMKAVWTQDKPAHQGEFVSFGDIQAHPQPVQKPHPPVVFGGHTPQAYERSVQHGNGWFGFALDVEATATCLDGLRHAAQQVERPAELGSLEISVTPKGRLDADTVKRFADLGVDRLIPFKAAKTEADWIDYAKQTGDELIGRS
- a CDS encoding molybdopterin-dependent oxidoreductase, with the translated sequence MPKIEIDGREITVEDGLNIIQAAERLGIEVPHYCYHPGLSISGNCRMCLVEIEKMPKLQIACNTRVNDGMVIHTTSPKVKAAQSAVLEFILINHPVDCPICDQAGECKLQDYYMDYGTYKSQMPIEAKVEKEKAVEIGPQVMLDQERCILCARCTRFLDEVTKTGEMGIFDRGDHCNIDLFPGKTLDNPYSMNVVDVCPVGALTAKDFRFKARVWYLEKTESICTRCETGCNIDIYHRRGQMYRFRPRQNMEVNEFWMCDEGRLSYQAFQQESRILHPLVRAETAFRQASWDEAVQRLVETVKRAQAEYGPDAVAAIIGAKASNEEAHLLSRILNQQLGSQQAVGLSWSPDNAPHDDLLIRADKNPNTRGLKTLGLLNGGGEAEQILSAVGQGKIRVLFVFGVDLVAALGQAVVDAALGEATVILLDTDYTDTTEYADLVLPIATAPETDGSCINYAGRIQRLRQAFPPPGEVKTGWEALALLSTRLDGPDSVSISEVFAELSAAVPALAGLTYGRIGAQGTLLPALQPDHEAAETSS
- a CDS encoding glutamate synthase subunit beta — its product is MGKPTGFMEFQRQLPADRSPLERIDDWHEFHDHLPVDTLQEQGGRCMDCGIPFCHTGTLISGMASGCPLNNLIPEWNDLVYRDLWKEALERLHKTNNFPEFTGRVCPAPCEGSCVLGITNPPVTIKNIECSIVDRGFAEGWVVAEPPEKRSGKKVAVIGSGPAGLACAAQLNRAGHWVTVYERADRIGGLLMYGIPNMKLDKNLVQRRVNQLTAEGVRFVTSTAVGTDVSASQLREEFDALVLCCGATKPRNFPIEGRDLEGIHFAMEFLHANTKSLLDSQHADGAYISAADKHVIVIGGGDTGTDCVGTSMRHKCKSLTQFEILPRPPDERQTDNPWPEWPRIFRVDYGQEEAQARFGADPRVFLIQTEKFVGDENGRVKELHTVEVEWTKNENGAFIPKNIPGTEKVWPADLVLLAMGFLGPEDPILEELDVERDGRSNVSAEYGKYATSVEGVFAAGDARRGQSLVVWALHEGRSAARECDRYLMGRTDLP
- a CDS encoding alpha/beta fold hydrolase, which translates into the protein MAELFNSYYSQDKHGPFQLFQLGDFGLEEGGTLHAGQLAYTTLGTLNADKSNAILLPTWYSGTSKIMADVHVGSGRAIDPDRYFVIIANQLGNGLSSSPTNTPAPFNMARFPRIRIGDDVRAQHKLVTEQFGIERLELVCGGSMGAQQTYEWAVRYPDMVKRAAPLAGTAKNTPHDFLFVETLTEAITSDPAWNTGWYTDPHAVHLGLRRHARLWGVMGFCTEMFKQETWRELGFSSLEDFIVGFVEHYFLPMDPNNLLCMAWKWQRGDVSRHTGGDLAQALARITAKVFVLPIDEDMFFPPRDCEAEHKLIPNSEFRVLHSMYGHLGLFGLEPAYLQQIDDV
- a CDS encoding glutathione S-transferase family protein, encoding MAAELILHHYDFSNYSEKVRLVLGLKGLSWHSVEIPPVLPKPDYLPLTGGYRRAPALQIGAEVYCDTVRIIEELERRFPQPSLYPGPDVAAQRAFIAGLERWTDAILTRNTINYTSCTYADAERFTPDFLADRAALLGKPEPGLAHRQAAANKNLSQLRPQLAWIHDMLSDGRAYVCGDSMSLADCVIYHPLWVMDQLSGQRLALIPEPIRRWMDRVAARGHGDFRPMSAPEALDLAAAADPPPPPPSEPFDGDPALGQTVAVTPTDYGKANPSIGSLVSIDAVRMALQHSHARTGLVTVHFPRFGYQLRQIST
- the nuoF gene encoding NADH-quinone oxidoreductase subunit NuoF encodes the protein MADRVLLRHLDVPDIRKLDVYLEHGGYDAAKKALTSLTPQDVTAQVKDSNLRGRGGAGFVAGMKWGFLPKDSDKPVYLCANADESEPGTFKDRALIEWNTHVLLEGILISAYAINAHTAYIYIRGEFALGAKRLHEAIEAAYARGLLGKDICGSGFDLDVYVHRGAGAYICGEETGLIQSLEGKRAYPRIKPPFPAVYGLFGCPTIVQNVETLACVPSIIGHGPEWFKAIGPETGPGPKIYCVSGHVEKPGLYELPLGMPLREVIYDHAGGILGGKKLKAVMPGGSSFPILTPDEIDVNMDFDSMRAIGAFLGTAGIIVMDEDTCMVQALEIIDRFYHHESCGQCSPCREGTGWLHKLLVRLEEGNAQPDDIDLIDRICTNMTGNTVCVLADAAAMPTQSYLSKFRDEFVAHITEGGCPLRKKADSQPQAA
- the grxC gene encoding glutaredoxin 3; the protein is MKPVIVYTTLFCPYCTAAKSLLTKKGVPFEEIDATGNSDLRQEIMERSGQHTVPQIFIGEQSVGGFSELNELDMCGELDELLAD